The Cervus canadensis isolate Bull #8, Minnesota chromosome 29, ASM1932006v1, whole genome shotgun sequence genome includes a window with the following:
- the LOC122430712 gene encoding olfactory receptor 151-like: protein MAAENHSTVTEFILGGLTNRPELQLPLFFLFLGIYLVTMIGNLGVITLICLNAPLHTPMYYFLSNLSFLDLCYSSVTTPKMLVNFVSEKNIISYAGCMFQLYFFLVFAIAECYMLTVMAYDRYVAICRPLFYNIIMSHRVCSLLMAGVYAIGFIGSTIETGLMLKLSYCDFLISHYFCDILPLMTLSCSSTYDTEMTVFVLAGFDIVVTSLTVLISYAFILSSILHISTTGGRAKAFSTCSSHFAAVGIFYGTTAFMYLKPSTASSLAQENVASVFYTTVIPMLNPLIYSLRNKEVKAAMHKTLREKCFDTNAITLFQF, encoded by the coding sequence ATGGCTGCAGAAAATCACTCCACAGTGACAGAGTTCATTCTTGGAGGTTTAACAAATCGGCCAGAGCTCCAGctccccctcttcttcctcttcctcggGATCTACTTGGTCACCATGATAGGGAACCTGGGTGTGATAACACTGATTTGTCTGAATGCTCCGcttcacacccccatgtactattTCCTCAGCAACCTGTCCTTTTTGGATCTCTGCTACTCCTCTGTCACCACCCCTAAGATGCTGGTGAACTTTGTGTCTGAGAAGAACATCATCTCCTATGCAGGGTGCATGTTCCAGCTGTACTTCTTCCTGGTGTTTGCCATTGCTGAGTGTTACATGCTGacagtgatggcctatgaccgctatgttgcCATCTGCAGACCTTTGTTTTACAACATCATCATGTCTCATCGAGTCTGCTCCCTGCTGATGGCTGGGGTCTATGCCATAGGATTCATTGGCTCAACCATAGAGACTGGCCTCATGTTGAAACTGTCCTATTGTGATTTCCTTATCAGTCATTACTTCTGTGACATCCTCCCCCTCATGACGCTCTCTTGCTCTAGCACCTATGACACTGAGATGACAGTCTTTGTTCTGGCTGGATTCGACATTGTAGTCACCAGCTTAACAGTCCTAATTTCCTATGCCTTCATCCTGTCCAGTATCCTCCACATCAGCACCACAGGGGGAAGGGCCAAAGCCTTCAGCACGTGCAGCTCACACTTTGCAGCTGTGGGGATTTTCTATGGAACAACCGCCTTCATGTACTTGAAACCCTCCACGGCCAGTTCCCTGGCCCAGGAGAACGTGGCCTCCGTGTTCTACACCACAGTgatccccatgctgaaccccctgATCTACAGCTTGAGGAATAAGGAGGTAAAGGCTGCCATGCATAAAACTCTgagagaaaaatgttttgataCAAATGCTATTAccctttttcaattttaa
- the LOC122430888 gene encoding olfactory receptor 8A1-like has protein sequence MAMENHSTVAEFILQGLTDRPELQLPLLFLFLGIYLVTMIGNLGVITLICLHAHLHTPMYYFLSNLSFVDLCHSFVTTPKMLVNFVSEKNTISYAGCMSQLYFFLVFVIAECYMLTVMAYDRYVAICRPLFYNIIMSHRVCSLLMVGVYATGFIGSTIETGLMLKQSYFERLINYYFCEMLPMMKLTCSSTYHVEMTVFFLAGFNIIVTSLTVLISYAFILSSILHISTTGGRAKAFNTCSSHFAAVGMFYGTTAFMYLKPSMASSLAQENVASMFYTTVIPMLNPLIYSLRNKEVNAAMQKTLRGKLF, from the coding sequence ATGGCTATGGAAAATCACTCTACAGTGGCAGAGTTCATTCTTCAGGGTTTGACAGACCGGCCAGAGCTTCAGCTCCCACTCTTATTCCTCTTCCTTGGGATCTACTTGGTCACCATGATAGGGAACCTGGGTGTGATAACACTGATTTGTCTGCATGCCCACcttcacacccccatgtactattTCCTCAGCAACCTGTCCTTCGTGGATCTCTGCCACTCCTTTGTCACCACCCCTAAGATGCTGGTGAACTTTGTGTCAGAGAAGAACACCATCTCCTATGCAGGGTGCATGTCCCAGCTCTACTTCTTCCTGGTGTTTGTCATTGCTGAGTGCTACATGCTGaccgtgatggcctatgaccgctatgttgcCATCTGCAGACCTTTGTTTTACAACATCATCATGTCTCATCGAGTCTGCTCCCTGCTGATGGTTGGGGTTTATGCCACGGGTTTCATTGGCTCAACCATAGAGACTGGCCTCATGTTGAAACAGTCCTATTTTGAGCGCCTCATAAATTATTACTTCTGTGAAATGCTCCCCATGATGAAGCTAACATGCTCTAGCACCTACCATGTTGAGATGACAGTCTTCTTTTTGGCTGGATTCAACATCATAGTCACCAGCTTAACAGTCCTAATTTCCTATGCCTTCATCCTGTCCAGTATCCTTCACATCAGCACCACAGGGGGAAGGGCCAAAGCCTTCAATACATGCAGCTCCCACTTTGCAGCTGTGGGGATGTTTTATGGAACAACTGCCTTCATGTACCTGAAACCCTCCATGGCCAGCTCCCTGGCCCAGGAGAATGTGGCCTCCATGTTCTACACCACTGTgatccccatgctgaaccccctgATCTACAGCTTGAGGAATAAAGAGGTAAATGCTGCCATGCAGAAAACTCTGAGAGGAAAACTGTTCTAA
- the LOC122430887 gene encoding translationally-controlled tumor protein-like, with protein MIIYRDLISHDEMFSDIYKIREVADGLCLEVEGKMVSRTEGNIDNSLIGGNASAEGPEGEGTESTVITGVDIVMNHHLQETSFTKEAYKKYIKDYMKSIKGKLEEQRPERVKPFMTGAAEQIKHILANFKNYQFFIGENMNPDGMVALLDYREDGVTPYMIFFKDGLEMEKC; from the coding sequence ATGATCATCTACCGGGACCTCATTAGCCATGACGAGATGTTCTCCGACATCTACAAGATCCGGGAGGTCGCGGACGGGCTGTGTCTGGAGGTGGAGGGGAAGATGGTCAGTAGGACAGAGGGTAACATCGATAACTCGCTCATTGGTGGAAATGCCTCCGCTGAAGGCCCCGAGGGCGAAGGTACCGAAAGCACAGTAATCACTGGTGTCGACATTGTCATGAACCATCACTTGCAGGAAACCAGCTTCACAAAAGAAGCCTACAAGAAGTACATCAAAGATTACATGAAGTCAATCAAAGGGAAACTTGAAGAACAGAGACCGGAAAGAGTAAAACCTTTTATGACAGGGGCTGCAGAACAAATCAAGCACATCCTTGCTAATTTCAAAAACTATCAGTTCTTTATTGGTGAAAACATGAATCCAGATGGCATGGTTGCTCTGCTGGACTACCGTGAGGATGGTGTAACCCCATATATGATTTTCTTTAAGGATGGTTTAGAGATGGAAAAATGTTAA